Within the Candidatus Thermoplasmatota archaeon genome, the region GACGCTTCATACACCACAGAAAACCTATACCAGTACTCTTATTGTTGGTGCCGATGGAGTTCAGAGCATTCTGCGAAAAAAAACAACCGGTCCCATACCACACCAGCATCTTGGCGTCTGTTACGGCTGCTTTGCAACAACCACGACACCACAACCAGGAAGCATACGTTTTTTCCCAGGCATCAAAGGCTACGCCTGGTGTTTTCCAGCAAAAGACCGCTACAACCTCGGAATCGGCGTACCATATTCCCATGCATCACACCTCAAAACCTTATTTCACCAGTTTCTCACCACCCATTATCCCGCCATGAACCTTCAAAAAACATGGGGGGCATATATACCTTCAGCCTCATCAAGTGATTTTTTCACAACACCGTGCGCTGGAAAAAACTGGATGCTTCTAGGCGATGCAGCAGGACATGTTGATCCTATTATGGGCGAAGGAATAACCTATGCACTCTGGTCAGCAGAACAAGCAAGCATCGCCATTCAAAACAATGATATCCTGTCGTATGATCGATTATGGAGAAACGCATACGGTAAAAGGCTTGTTACTAGCTGTCAACTCAGAAACTATTTCTATCACCAGTGGTTTCTCAACAACCTCATACATCTGGCAGCCACCAGTGAAACACTGACTGATCTTATCTATAAAAAAATGATGAACTGGTACAGTTTCGAAGAGTTTTTCATTCGCCTGCTCCTGAAAACACCACGTATCACACGTCAATACCTTAGCATGCACACTAAATAACACGTCTCTGAGTTACCGCAGAAACGTGCTGACAAACTGATCAACCTCAGGAACACCACCTTGAAGAATAATATATCCATTATGCGGCTCACGTTCAGTAATCTCACCAGCAATCGGAGTCAACATCATCTTTTTAACTTCATCAGGATTCGCCGTATGCCCAAGCACCCAACACAGCTTCATATACGCAACCTCCGGCAGCATATTCTGCGCAGGAACAACCCCAAGCTTCATCAAATCACGACCCGTATCATACACATACATCTGTACATATCCCCACAACGTCTGAACCGTCATATACACTGCAATTCCCTCCTCCACAGCACGTTGCAACGGTGCATACAACGGTTTATTCACATGACCAAGACCAGTTCCTGCAATCACAATCCCTTTATACCGATGATCAATCAACGACTCAATCATATCAGGATGCATATTTGGATAATAATACACAATTGCAACTTTTTCTTCAAACGCAGTATCGATAACCACCTCACGGTCGTTCCGACGTTTATTGTAATCCTTCCGGAAATACCGAAACTCCGTCGGACTCACCATCCCGAGAGGTATGTCACCAATTGTTCGAAACGTACTCCGATAACTACTATGCATCTTCCGAACCCGCGTGCCCCGATGCAGCAGGTTATACTGATCACTCGTCGGGCCAAACATACACACCATCACCTCAGCAATGTCACAAAACGCTGCTGTCCGCGTCCCATTAATCAAATTTAATGCTGCATCACTCGACGGCCGGTCCGATGACCGCTGCGAACCAACCAACACGATCGGAACTGGTGGTTTCTGCACCATAAACGAAAGAATCGCACCGGTATGATGCATCGTATCAGTCCCATGACCAATGATGATACCATCAACACCAGCTTCAATCTCCTGACCGATTGCTTTTGCCAACGTGATATACTGTTCAGGCCCCATATTCTCACTAAAAATACCAAACAACTTCTCAGTTTTCAAATTACAAATACCAGCCAGTTCAGGAACAGCACCATACAACTCACCAGGAGAAAACGCAGGAATTACCGCTCCAGTTCGATAATCAAGACGAGATGCAATCGTTCCCCCAGTTCCAAACAAAGTCACATTTGGTTTATTCGGATCCTTCGGAAACTCAGACTCCGGAATCTTATAATGTCCCTCCTTATACCCAACCTCTTCGACCGCCTGAATCGAATCAACCTTGATCCCAACATTATACCCATTGTGAAGCTTTAACACGATATGCTGATCATCCTCAATCTCAGCACGAGGGAGAATAATACCTTGAAACGTACCACGAGATGACGTAATTACGACATCACTCCAAACTTTCACTCCAAACTGCATGAGTTTTTCTTTTGCAGCACCACGATACCCTTTATAGAGATCATCACGAACCATCTCAATCACCAAAGCTATTTACTGCATACCACCGATAAACGAACAAGACCTATAAAGAAATACTGCCCTCAGAAAAAAACCAAAAAAACACGAGGAACATCGGCGTAATATTTAGATAGACTCATCGCATTTGCCCCGTACCGATGAACCAAACATATCACCTCGATGATGATGCCTACTTTAAACACCTCGGATTACAATGCGGTTTAGAAATTCATCAACAGCTCAATACTGATAAAAAACTGTTCTGTCGATGTCATGCAACCCTCCGCCGAGACAAACCAGACTCTCTCATTCTTCGACATATGCGACCAACTCTTTCAGAACTCGGTGAATACGACGGTACTGCACTCATGGAATTCAAAACCAAAAAAAACGTCATCTACCAACTCTACCACGATACCGTCTGCACCTACGAAATGGACGACACGCCGCCATTTCACCTCAACCCGCACGCATTGGATATTGCCCTCGAAATCGCCCTCCTTCTCAACTACAGCATCGTTGATGAACTCCACATCAGCCGTAAACAATACCTCGACGGCAGCATCCCAACCGGCTTCCAACGAACTGGTATTGTCGGCGTTGAAGGATGGATTCCCTACAAAGATCGAAAAATACGACTCATCCAACTCGGACTTGAGGAAGACGCCTGCCGAGAAATCAGCGACCAAGGTCATCAGATCGTTTTCAAAACCGACCGTCTCAGCATCCCTCTTGTCGAAGTAGTAACCTACCCCGATATCCAAACACCGCAAGAAGCTGGAGACGTTGCACGTCTCATCGGACGAATCCTTCGGTCAACCGGCAAAGTACGACGAGGACTTGGCAGTATCCGTCAAGATGTCAACGTCAGCATCACGGGTGGCACACGTATCGAACTCAAAGGCATCTCAAAACTCCAGTACATACCTCGCGCAGTAGCTATTGAAGCACAACGACAAAAAGCCTTGCTTACGATCCGCGACGAACTCAGACTTCGTGGTATCACTGACAAAACCTTTTCAAGTGAACACAAAGACGTCACCACCCTCTTCAAGCACACCCGCGTTCCACGATTCAAGGAAACATTACGACACAAAGGTATCATTGCCGGCATCCTACTCCGAAATTATGCCGGCATCCTTGATATGCCAACACAACCTGGGAAAACATTTGCAGATGAACTTGCAGGTCGCGTCCGAGTTATCGCCTGCCTTGACAGTATGCCGAATATTCTTATCAACACCAAGTTTCAAAACTTTGGCGTAAGTACCAAAGAAATCAAAACCCTAGAACGTCTCTTCTCTATGAAACCAACTGATGCATTGGTTCTCGTTTGGGGTCCTCCTGATGATGTGCACACTGCACTTGAAGAAATCAAACAACGTGCCGTCGAAGCAACCAATGGCGTCCCCTCTGAAACAAGACAAGTTTTCCCAACAGGCATCAACGACTTCGAACGCATTCTTCCCGGACCCAATCGGATGTATCCAGATACTGACACGCCACCGACATCGATACCACAAAACAGACTTGAAACCATCCGAAAAAACATGCCTCAGCACCTCTGGGAAACAGAACGTCAACTCCGCGACCTAGGAATACCCTCGTTTCTTGCAACAAAACTGAGCATTTCAAAGAACCTGTCGCTTTTTCAAAAAATTATCAAAGATTTCAACCTGCAGCCAATGCTTGTTGCAGTTACTCTTGAAGAAACACTCACGTTTTTACGTAGAAAAGGAACACCAGTTCACCAGCTATCAGATCAGACGCTCTATCAGGTTTTTCAAGGATATCATGACAAAAAATTCAGCAAAGAAGCACTCCCTGTACTTCTCGAGTTTCTCGCGAACCATCCAGACACAACAGTTTCTGAAGCCCTCACAACATTACAGATAACACCGCTCTCACATCAAGATCTTGAAAAACTTGTTGAGAAAATCGTAGCACAATACAAGCAGTCTTCCCGAACTTCGCTTTCTTTTCATCACATCATGGGCGAGGTCATGAAAGAAGCACGCATGCGCATCGATGGAAAAACAATAAGCGACCTGGTGTATAAAAAACTCCAACACGATCGCAGAACAAAAACCACATGACCTCTTGAAAAAGAATGTTTGTTCGCACCATCTGCTTTTTCCTTTACCCTCAACTCATCTTCTTTTTCTCATACAGACTTCGCGCCCAGTAGACAAACGGGGTATCGCAAACACCAATAACAACTTTCATGATCATCGACGTGCTAAAAATCTGAAGGATAATCTCTGGTGAAAACACACCAACAAATGCAAGTACGGTAAACATACTCGTATCAATACTCTGACTCAGAAACGTTGAAAAATTATTTCTAAACCACAAATATCTTCGGCGATGTCTATCTTTCAACTTCGCAAAAAGATACACATCAAGAGTTTGCGACACGAGATACGCAGTTAAACTTGCAAAGGTAATACGAGGCAAAAACACAAACAGCGCAGAAAGATGATCACTGACAAAATCAGATTCATCAGGAATAAATGTAATCGTCATCTGCATCAATACGGTCACACAGATCAAAACAAAAAAACCAATCAAAACTGCTTTCTGCGCCTCTTTTTTTGAATAATTTTCTGTAAGAATATCTGTCGTTAAAAACAACGACGAATACACTACATTCCCAAGCGCGGTAACCATCCCAAAAATCTCAACAGTTTTCATCACCTCAATATTTGCAACAATAACAACAACTGCCATCCAAACAAATAAACCATTTTTACCAAACAACCGATAGGCAGCAATCACCATACAGAAACAGAGAAGAATCGACCCAATCCACAACAACTCGTTGATCATCCACAGACGAAAATATTTATTTTACTTATATTTTTCTCCTCAGCATGGGTTTCTTACAGTTCACAGTCAAAGCAACAGATGGCAACGCCAGAACCGGCATCCTTCGCCTTCACCATGGAACCGTCCACACACCAGAACTCATACCAGTTGCAACCAAAGCAACTGTCAAAGCACTCTCAGTTGATGATCTCAATGAAATCGGAGCACAAATCCTCATCTGCAACACCTACCATCTCATGCTGCAACCTGGAGCAGATATCATCGCAGATCATGGTGGCCTGCATCGTTTCATGAACTGGAATAAACCACTCATCACCGACAGCGGTGGATTCCAAGCATTCTCCCTAGGTTTAGGCAAAGAACATGCTGTTGGCAAACTCTTTTTTCCCGGCGAAGAATATACCCACAGCAAGCCGTCTGGTAAATCAATCGTCACCATCACAGATACAGGGATACACTTTCGATCAATTTACGACAATTCACGACAATTTTTGTCACCTGAAAAATCAATAAAAATCCAAGAAAAACTCGGTGCAGACATGATTTTAGCTTTAGACGAATGCACCTCGCCACTATCGTCAAAAACATACACTGCACAAAGCCTTCACCGGACCCATCAATGGGCACAGACATGCCTCAACACACATACCACGAAACAGGCACTCATCGGCATCGTCCAAGGTGGACACTGGAAAGACCTTCGTCTCAGCAGTGTTCATCATCTCGTTTCACTCCCCTTTGACGGATACGCAATCGGCGGTTCTCTTGGAAAATCAAAAAAAGATATGTACCGAATTCTCAACTGGGTTACTCCAAATCTACCTGAAGACAAACCACGACATCTCCTCGGCATCGGCGTCGTTGAAGATATCTTTGAATCAGTTGAACGAGGTATTGATCTGTTTGACTGCGTATCACCAACTCGAATGGCACGGAGTGGTTTTGTCTCTTTGACGCCACCCCTTGGAACCAAAACCAACAAATATCGACTGCAACTTGCATCATCAAAATACCGTAACGATAAACAACCGCTCGACCCCCACTGCACCTGCAAAGTATGTGCCTCATATTCTCGAGCGTATCTCCATCATCTCTTCAAAACCCAAGAACTACTAAGTTTTCATCTCCTCAGTTACCACAACCTCTATTTCATGCTCAACCTCATGCGTGACATCCGAGAAGCAATCAACACTGGTACATACCAACAGCTGAAAAAAACATGGATAAAAATCAAATAGCGATACTGGATAAAAGGTCTCATATGAAAGTAACTTGCCCGCGATGCAGCAGAAGAGTCACCCTCCAAGGAAGAAAAAACAGGGTATGTGCTTGTGGTGAGCTGCTCAACTATCGACATTTTTTACATGAAAAAATCACCTACGATGTGTACCTTGCTGACGCAAATGTGTTGATCTACGCGTTTGAGAAAAGAAGCCACCAGCGACGGTATTGTTACACTGTTGTCATGCTCCGATCTCCATCCATAGTAATCGCAACAACACAACACATCATTGACGAGGTAGGTCCTGTTATTCAACAGTATCTCCCAGCAACATTTCTGGTTTATACCGTCCGAAAAATTCCTCCTGAACTCCAAGAAATTAAAACCAATGTTTTTAAACAACCATCACTCTCTGATTTCTCCTTGATACAAGCAGCCTGTG harbors:
- a CDS encoding NAD(P)/FAD-dependent oxidoreductase: MNHEIIIIGAGPAGAYLGYLLASQGYTPLLFDHTHPREKPCGGGLTALAVRKFPILQKTPNKKLLDDPITLIAPDGTAVSTYGKKDCILISRLDLDTMLVTEAQKNGCILIKERVENITYANKTWTLHTPQKTYTSTLIVGADGVQSILRKKTTGPIPHQHLGVCYGCFATTTTPQPGSIRFFPGIKGYAWCFPAKDRYNLGIGVPYSHASHLKTLFHQFLTTHYPAMNLQKTWGAYIPSASSSDFFTTPCAGKNWMLLGDAAGHVDPIMGEGITYALWSAEQASIAIQNNDILSYDRLWRNAYGKRLVTSCQLRNYFYHQWFLNNLIHLAATSETLTDLIYKKMMNWYSFEEFFIRLLLKTPRITRQYLSMHTK
- the gatD gene encoding Glu-tRNA(Gln) amidotransferase subunit GatD — its product is MVRDDLYKGYRGAAKEKLMQFGVKVWSDVVITSSRGTFQGIILPRAEIEDDQHIVLKLHNGYNVGIKVDSIQAVEEVGYKEGHYKIPESEFPKDPNKPNVTLFGTGGTIASRLDYRTGAVIPAFSPGELYGAVPELAGICNLKTEKLFGIFSENMGPEQYITLAKAIGQEIEAGVDGIIIGHGTDTMHHTGAILSFMVQKPPVPIVLVGSQRSSDRPSSDAALNLINGTRTAAFCDIAEVMVCMFGPTSDQYNLLHRGTRVRKMHSSYRSTFRTIGDIPLGMVSPTEFRYFRKDYNKRRNDREVVIDTAFEEKVAIVYYYPNMHPDMIESLIDHRYKGIVIAGTGLGHVNKPLYAPLQRAVEEGIAVYMTVQTLWGYVQMYVYDTGRDLMKLGVVPAQNMLPEVAYMKLCWVLGHTANPDEVKKMMLTPIAGEITEREPHNGYIILQGGVPEVDQFVSTFLR
- the gatE gene encoding Glu-tRNA(Gln) amidotransferase subunit GatE; this encodes MNQTYHLDDDAYFKHLGLQCGLEIHQQLNTDKKLFCRCHATLRRDKPDSLILRHMRPTLSELGEYDGTALMEFKTKKNVIYQLYHDTVCTYEMDDTPPFHLNPHALDIALEIALLLNYSIVDELHISRKQYLDGSIPTGFQRTGIVGVEGWIPYKDRKIRLIQLGLEEDACREISDQGHQIVFKTDRLSIPLVEVVTYPDIQTPQEAGDVARLIGRILRSTGKVRRGLGSIRQDVNVSITGGTRIELKGISKLQYIPRAVAIEAQRQKALLTIRDELRLRGITDKTFSSEHKDVTTLFKHTRVPRFKETLRHKGIIAGILLRNYAGILDMPTQPGKTFADELAGRVRVIACLDSMPNILINTKFQNFGVSTKEIKTLERLFSMKPTDALVLVWGPPDDVHTALEEIKQRAVEATNGVPSETRQVFPTGINDFERILPGPNRMYPDTDTPPTSIPQNRLETIRKNMPQHLWETERQLRDLGIPSFLATKLSISKNLSLFQKIIKDFNLQPMLVAVTLEETLTFLRRKGTPVHQLSDQTLYQVFQGYHDKKFSKEALPVLLEFLANHPDTTVSEALTTLQITPLSHQDLEKLVEKIVAQYKQSSRTSLSFHHIMGEVMKEARMRIDGKTISDLVYKKLQHDRRTKTT
- a CDS encoding queuosine precursor transporter produces the protein MLWIGSILLCFCMVIAAYRLFGKNGLFVWMAVVVIVANIEVMKTVEIFGMVTALGNVVYSSLFLTTDILTENYSKKEAQKAVLIGFFVLICVTVLMQMTITFIPDESDFVSDHLSALFVFLPRITFASLTAYLVSQTLDVYLFAKLKDRHRRRYLWFRNNFSTFLSQSIDTSMFTVLAFVGVFSPEIILQIFSTSMIMKVVIGVCDTPFVYWARSLYEKKKMS
- the tgt gene encoding tRNA guanosine(34) transglycosylase Tgt, which translates into the protein MGFLQFTVKATDGNARTGILRLHHGTVHTPELIPVATKATVKALSVDDLNEIGAQILICNTYHLMLQPGADIIADHGGLHRFMNWNKPLITDSGGFQAFSLGLGKEHAVGKLFFPGEEYTHSKPSGKSIVTITDTGIHFRSIYDNSRQFLSPEKSIKIQEKLGADMILALDECTSPLSSKTYTAQSLHRTHQWAQTCLNTHTTKQALIGIVQGGHWKDLRLSSVHHLVSLPFDGYAIGGSLGKSKKDMYRILNWVTPNLPEDKPRHLLGIGVVEDIFESVERGIDLFDCVSPTRMARSGFVSLTPPLGTKTNKYRLQLASSKYRNDKQPLDPHCTCKVCASYSRAYLHHLFKTQELLSFHLLSYHNLYFMLNLMRDIREAINTGTYQQLKKTWIKIK
- a CDS encoding type II toxin-antitoxin system VapC family toxin codes for the protein MKVTCPRCSRRVTLQGRKNRVCACGELLNYRHFLHEKITYDVYLADANVLIYAFEKRSHQRRYCYTVVMLRSPSIVIATTQHIIDEVGPVIQQYLPATFLVYTVRKIPPELQEIKTNVFKQPSLSDFSLIQAACEHPEVKGIITYDRDFGRIATSGFIEKKSSVKFWLGDAQEFIEKHRIAIKRQDEHLRYDQ